A region from the Coturnix japonica isolate 7356 chromosome 28, Coturnix japonica 2.1, whole genome shotgun sequence genome encodes:
- the HCN2 gene encoding potassium/sodium hyperpolarization-activated cyclic nucleotide-gated channel 2, producing MRSGGEAAAEEEAAEGAKRGGGATSGRARGRGGKGSPNGECRRGETPRSPSSEQPREPKVSFSCGGGGGGGSASPGGAKAAEEGDDAGEEVRGSQAGFMQRQFGAMLQPGVNKFSLRMFGSQKAVEREQERVKSAGVWIIHPYSDFRFYWDFTMLLLMVGNLIIIPVGITFFKDENTTPWIVFNVVSDTFFLIDLVLNFRTGIVVEDNTEIILDPERIKKKYLKTWFVVDFVSSIPVDYIFLIVEKGIDSEVYKTARALRIVRFTKILSLLRLLRLSRLIRYIHQWEEIFHMTYDLASAVVRIFNLIGMMLLLCHWDGCLQFLVPMLQDFPQNCWVSINGMVNDSWSELYSFALFKSMSHMLCIGYGKQAPESMTDIWLTMLSMIVGATCYAMFIGHATALIQSLDSSRRQYQEKYKQVEQYMSFHKLPADIRQRIHDYYEHRYQGKMFDEDSILGELNEPLREEIVNFNCRKLVASMPLFANADPNFVTAMLTKLRFEVFQPGDYIIREGTIGKKMYFIQHGVVSILTKGNKEMKLSDGSYFGEICLLTRGRRTASVRADTYCRLYSLSVDNFNEVLEEYPMMRRAFETVAIDRLDRIGKKNSILLHKVQHDLNTGVFNNQENEIIQEIVKYDREMVQQAELQQHTAMYSPVQPQVTSAIATLQQAVAMSFCPQISSPLVGSMALGSPRMMRRLQYAQAMPSPFAVSPVLLQQSPPQQPHPPVPHANPSPSQDQAQPTSSSAFAAASPPTQSPLASRTFAYGGAKGQLGSQLSLSQQQTPGSPPRLAVHKSTQALPTSSFSQDSRPLSASQPSLPHGLAAGSTQSPPASVHESSASIGGGPAATAVSPGSGPPAGLRSAVSSRGPLSHPAPTLQQDSVAARKDSVGSMPDTDPAKSRLSSNL from the exons ATGCGATCGGGAGGGGAGGCGGCGGCCGAGGAGGAGGCGGCCGAAGGGGCCAAACGAGGCGGAGGAGCGACCTCGGGGAGAGCGAGGGGCCGAGGGGGAAAGGGATCCCCGAACGGGGAGTGTCGCCGAGGGGAGACGCCGCGCAGCCCCAGCTCCGAGCAGCCCCGGGAGCCCAAGGTCTCCTTCTCCTGcggtggtggtggtggcggTGGCAGCGCATCCCCAGGCGGGGCCAAGGCGGCCGAAGAAGGCGACGATGCGGGCGAGGAGGTTCGGGGGAGCCAAGCCGGGTTCATGCAGAGGCAGTTCGGGGCCATGCTCCAGCCGGGGGTCAACAAATTCTCCTTGAGGATGTTTGGCAGCCAGAAGGCGGTGGAGAGGGAGCAGGAAAGGGTTAAGTCTGCTGGGGTCTGGATCATCCATCCCTACAGCGATTTCAG GTTTTACTGGGATTTCACCATGCTGCTCTTGATGGTGGGCAACCTGATCATCATCCCCGTGGGCATCACCTTCTTCAAGGATGAAAACACTACCCCATGGATTGTCTTCAACGTGGTTTCGGACACGTTCTTCCTGATCGACCTTGTCCTCAACTTCCGAACTGGCATCGTGGTGGAGGACAACACCGAGATCATCCTGGACCCTGAAAGGATCAAGAAGAAGTACCTCAAGACGTGGTTCGTGGTGGATTTTGTCTCTTCCATCCCTGTGGATTATATCTTTCTCATTGTGGAGAAGGGCATCGACTCGGAGGTGTATAAAACAGCCCGTGCTCTCCGCATTGTCCGCTTCACTAAGATCCTCAGCCTGCTGCGCCTGCTGCGGCTCTCCCGTCTCATCCGCTATATCCACCAGTGGGAAGAG ATCTTCCACATGACCTACGATCTGGCCAGTGCTGTGGTGAGGATCTTTAACCTCATTGGgatgatgctgctgctgtgccactgGGATGGCTGCCTCCAGTTCCTCGTGCCCATGCTACAGGATTTCCCCCAGAACTGCTGGGTCTCCATCAATGGGATGGTG AACGACTCCTGGAGCGAGCTGTACTCCTTCGCCCTCTTCAAGTCCATGAGCCACATGCTGTGCATTGGCTACGGCAAGCAGGCACCCGAGAGCATGACGGACATCTGGCTGACTATGCTGAGCATGATTGTCGGTGCCACCTGCTATGCCATGTTCATCGGCCACGCCACCGCCCTCATCCAGTCGCTGGATTCCTCCAGGCGCCAATACCAGGAGAAG TACAAGCAGGTGGAGCAGTACATGTCCTTCCACAAGCTGCCTGCAGACATCAGACAGCGCATCCATGATTACTACGAGCACCGCTACCAGGGCAAGATGTTTGATGAGGACAGCATCCTTGGGGAGCTCAATGAGCCCTTACGTGAG GAAATAGTGAACTTCAACTGCCGCAAACTGGTGGCCTCCATGCCTCTATTTGCCAACGCAGACCCCAACTTTGTGACTGCCATGCTAACCAAGCTGCGGTTTGAGGTGTTCCAGCCTGGGGATTACATCATCCGCGAGGGCACCATCGGTAAGAAGATGTACTTCATCCAACACGGCGTGGTCAGCATCCTCACCAAGGGCAACAAGGAGATGAAGCTCTCTGATGGCTCCTACTTTGGGG AGATCTGCCTGCTGACCCGTGGTCGGCGCACGGCCAGCGTGCGGGCGGACACCTACTGCCGCCTCTATTCCCTCTCAGTGGACAACTTCAATGAGGTGCTGGAGGAATACCCCATGATGAGGAGAGCCTTCGAGACCGTGGCCATTGACCGCCTTGATCGCATCG GGAAAAAGAACTCGATCCTCCTTCACAAAGTGCAACACGACCTCAATACAGGGGTATTCAACAACCAGGAGAACGAAATCATCCAGGAGATTGTCAAGTATGACCGAGAGATGGTGCAGCAGgcggagctgcagcagcacacagccatgtACAGCCCGGTGCAGCCCCAGGTCACCTCTGCCATTGCCACCCTGCAGCAAGCCGTCGCCATGAGCTTCTGCCCACAGATTTCCAGCCCTCTGGTGGGCTCCATGGCGCTGGGCTCACCCCGCATGATGCGCCGCTTGCAATACGCCCAGGCCATGCCCAGCCCCTTCGCCGTCTCCccggtgctgctgcagcagagcccccCTCAGCAGCCTCATCCCCCCGTGCCCCACGCCAACCCATCGCCCTCGCAGGACCAGGCACAGCCCACCTCCTCCAGCGCCTTCGCTGCTGCCAGCCCGCCCACCCAAAGCCCCTTGGCCAGCCGGACGTTTGCCTACGGAGGTGCCAAGGGGCAGCTGGGCTCCCAGCTCTctctgagccagcagcagacGCCCGGCTCTCCCCCAAGGTTGGCAGTTCATAAAAGCACACAGGCGCTGCCCACCAGCAGCTTCAGCCAGGATTCACGGCCTCTATCAGCCTCtcagccctccctgccccacGGGCTGGCGGctggcagcacccagagcccccCGGCCTCGGTGCACGAATCCTCTGCATCCATCGGTGGAGGCCCAGCTGCCACCGCTGTCTCTCCAGGCTCGGGTCCCCCAGCTGGGCTGAGGAGTGCGGTGTCCTCGAGGGGACCCCTGTCTCACCCTGCGCCCACCCTGCAGCAGGACTCGGTTGCAGCCCGCAAGGATTCGGTGGGCAGCATGCCTGACACGGACCCAGCCAAATCCAGGCTGTCTTCCAACTTGTGA